A segment of the Hartmannibacter diazotrophicus genome:
CTCGCGCCGTGGTGTCAGCAGCTGTCAGAAGCACTGCCGAAAGAACCGGCCTGACAGGTGCTGTGTATGATCTACGTGACATCGGTCCTTCCCTGGGAGCCGCAGTCGGGATCGGAGATCTCGCCCCTGACGCCCGCGATGTTGTGAAGCGGATTTTAAACGCGGACGCGCTCATCGTCGGGACGCCGGTCTACAAGGGAAGCTATACGGGCTTGTTCAAGCATCTCTTCGACCTCATCGAGCCGGCGGCACTGAAGGACAAGCCCATCCTTCTCACCGCAACAGGCGGCGGAGACAGGCACGCGCTGGTCATCGAACATCAGCTCCGCCCGTTGTTCGGCTTCTTCGAGGCGGCAACGATCGCGACAGGGGTATACGCGTCTTCCGCTGACTTTAAAGACGGCGAGCTTTCGTCGCCGGAGCTCCTGGCCCGTCTCGAAACCGCGACACGGCAACTTGCAAGTGCCATCAGGGCACAGGCCGCGTTCTGGCAGCAGGACCTCGCAACCGACGCCGCCTGAGGGCGCGCACAAATCCAACAAT
Coding sequences within it:
- the msuE gene encoding FMN reductase translates to MPEIVGIAGSLSSPSRTRAVVSAAVRSTAERTGLTGAVYDLRDIGPSLGAAVGIGDLAPDARDVVKRILNADALIVGTPVYKGSYTGLFKHLFDLIEPAALKDKPILLTATGGGDRHALVIEHQLRPLFGFFEAATIATGVYASSADFKDGELSSPELLARLETATRQLASAIRAQAAFWQQDLATDAA